A single Cyprinus carpio isolate SPL01 chromosome A20, ASM1834038v1, whole genome shotgun sequence DNA region contains:
- the fbxo16 gene encoding F-box only protein 16, with protein sequence MPHAPRTKMQTKLSTWTPLNHQLSNTYVFEERRNLLGKWFEKWTDSQRKQVLQDFFSRCSASQLKHLRQTLSSWVPEEALDFTRVLPRVISLYIFSFLDPRSLCRCAQVSWHWKNLGELDQLWMPKCLKLGWCITFPPTPFEQGVWKRHYIETVQELHISRPKAPVKEEFIIPEVKVIGSEIEGSLPVTGHREFNSVLSSLHGKSKDGNSLVKSAKGLPPWRDSDRHPTDTIRFNYLDNLDPVEHARKALIKGKSAAIRQENTMKAPSRSTYKLRKAKSLMFLSLDLSAAGKRNQNRPQWAAQNLEALPSDKDSIKRLSQTSQWNAGIRPGPVRPPVPRLSKEGLHASQRSHRSTPTVSLFESTAMKENI encoded by the exons GTTTTTGAAGAGAGAAGAAATTTGCTTGGAAAGTGG TTTGAGAAGTGGACAGATAGCCAGCGGAAACAGGTGCTGCAAGATTTTTTCTCCAGATGCTCTGCTAGCCAGCTGAAACATCTCAGACAGACTCTGAGCAGCTGGGTACCAGAGGAAGCCCTCGACTTCACTAGGGTCCTTCCCAGGGTCATATCACTCTATATATTTTCATTCCTTGACCCCCGAAGCCTCTGTAGATGTGCTCAG GTAAGCTGGCATTGGAAAAACCTGGGTGAGCTTGACCAGCTGTGGATGCCTAAATGTCTGAAACTAGGTTGGTGCATAACCTTTCCTCCAACACCATTTGAACAAGGTGTATGGAAGAGGCATTACATAGAGACAGTGCAGGAGCTTCACATTAGCAGGCCCAAG GCGCCAGTGAAAGAAGAGTTTATTATCCCTGAGGTGAAAGTAATTGGCAGTGAGATAGAGGGTTCACTTCCTGTGACCGGTCACAGGGAGTTCAATTCTGTCCTCTCAAGTCTTCATGGGAAGAGTAAAGATGGGAATAGCTTGGTGAAATCAGCCAAAGGTCTTCCGCCTTGGAGAGACTCAGACAGGCATCCCACTGACACAATACGCTTTAACTACTTGGATAACCTTGACCCAGTTGAGCATGCAAGAAAAGC ACTCATAAAGGGAAAAAGTGCTGCAATAAGACAGGAAAACACTATGAAAGCACCATCTCGCTCAACATACAAGCTGCGCAAGGCCAAATCTTTG ATGTTTTTATCCTTGGATCTCAGTGCAGCAGGAAAGCGAAACCAAAACAGGCCGCAATGGGCAGCACAGAACTTAGAAGCACTTCCGTCTGACAAGGACTCCATAAAGAGACTTTCCCAGACCTCCCAATGGAATGCAGGGATACGTCCTGGTCCTGTAAGGCCTCCGGTGCCCAGACTGAGTAAGGAGGGGCTCCATGCATCACAGAGATCCCATAGAAGCACACCAA CTGTGTCTCTTTTCGAAAGTACAGCCATGAAGGAGAACATATGA